Proteins co-encoded in one Gopherus evgoodei ecotype Sinaloan lineage chromosome 4, rGopEvg1_v1.p, whole genome shotgun sequence genomic window:
- the FJX1 gene encoding four-jointed box protein 1, with product MKLPGRAGLGSLAALWLLVLGLWTGLQRPQAQERRFPAGTAGRGLPQEQRGWERGGPGAAAPGRSPPGQGESRGAQKTFRALLTLPAAGDRGEPLEGLEQPAQSSQPEPRERQNLEPGSRKPLALEAPADPASPVQGGIFWSRALEQQVPPGFDSQQAASWLETARAARVASLERGGCGRSSNRLARLSDGSRACVRYGINPEQIQGEALSYRLAQLLGIQQRLPPMTLALVEARGRQWGQVRDELRGSHWAEGAVVSLTQWVDNLTDVVAPAPWRSEAGSGRRLQPLAAGELGGLTQSQLVELVQWTDLILFDYLTANFDRLVSNLFSLQWDPRVMHRATSNLHRAPNGGLVFIDNEAGLVHGYRLLSMWDKYNEPLLRSVCIFREATAQRVRDLHRLQNAASELLRLYRTHEPLSGRLGFLSEQQAQLLQGRIDFVHKHILHCKAMATSL from the coding sequence ATGAAgctgccgggccgggccgggctgggctccCTGGCCGCGCTCTGGCTCCTGGTGCTGGGGCTCTGGACCGGCTTGCAGCGGCCGCAGGCGCAGGAGCGGCGCTTCCCTGCGGGCACAGCCGGCCGGGGGCTGCCCCAGGAACAGCGAGGCTGGGAGCGCGGCGGCCCCGGAGCTGCGGCTCCCGGCCGCAGCCCGCCGGGGCAGGGCGAGTCCCGCGGCGCCCAGAAAACTTTCCGAGCGCTGCTCACGCTGCCGGCCGCCGGGGATAGGGGCGAGCCCctggaggggctggagcagcccgCACAGAGCtcgcagccggagccccgggagAGGCAGAACTTGGAGCCTGGTTCCAGGAAGCCGCTGGCCCTGGAGGCGCCCGCGGACCCCGCCTCCCCAGTGCAAGGGGGCATCTTCTGGAGCCGAGCGCTGGAGCAGCAGGTGCCCCCGGGCTTCGACTCCCAGCAGGCGGCCTCGTGGTTGGAGACAGCCCGGGCTGCTCGCGTCGCCTCACTGGAGAGGGGCGGGTGCGGCCGCAGCTCCAACCGGCTGGCTCGGCTGTCGGACGGGAGTCGCGCCTGCGTCCGCTACGGGATCAACCCGGAGCAGATCCAGGGCGAGGCGCTGTCCTACCGGCTGGCCCAGCTGCTGGGCATCCAGCAGCGCCTGCCGCCCATGACCTTGGCCCTGGTGGAAGCCCGCGGCAGGCAGTGGGGGCAGGTGCGGGACGAGCTGCGGGGCTCGCACTGGGCCGAGGGGGCGGTGGTCAGCCTCACCCAGTGGGTGGACAACTTGACCGACGTGGTGGCCCCCGCTCCCTGGAGATCCGAGGCGGGGTCGGGCAGGAGATTGCAACCTCTGGCCGCTGGGGAACTGGGCGGCCTCACCCAGTCCCAGCTGGTGGAGCTGGTGCAGTGGACCGACCTGATCCTCTTTGACTATCTGACGGCCAACTTTGACCGGCTGGTCAGCAACCTCTTCAGCCTGCAGTGGGACCCCAGGGTGATGCACCGGGCCACCAGCAACTTACACAGGGCACCCAACGGGGGCCTTGTCTTCATAGACAACGAGGCGGGCCTGGTGCACGGCTACAGGCTCCTCTCCATGTGGGACAAGTACAACGAGCCCTTGCTCCGCTCCGTGTGCATCTTCCGGGAGGCCACTGCCCAGCGGGTGCGGGACCTGCACCGCCTGCAGAACGCAGCCTCGGAGCTGCTGAGACTCTACCGGACTCACGAACCCCTTTCCGGCCGGCTGGGCTTCCTGTCCGAGCAGCAGGCgcagctgctgcagggcaggataGACTTTGTCCACAAGCACATTTTGCACTGCAAAGCCATGGCCACTTCACTGTGA